The Erysipelothrix larvae sequence GATGAAAAAAGTAATTATTAATTCAGATGATTTTGGATATTCCCGTGGTATTAATTGGGGGATCATGGATGCACATACACAAGGCATCCTTACATCCGCAACATTAATGACCAATATGCCAGGGTTTACCCATGCGGTTGAACTCGCAAAGCAAGCGCCAGAGCTTGGAGTGGGCATTCACATGGTCTTAACCTGTGGAAGACCCTTGCTTAACACTCATAAAACATTGGTTGATGAACACGGTAACTTTAAAAAGCAAGCATGGTTTAAAAACAGAACCCTTTGATGAAGAGGAAGTCTATCAAGAATGGGATGCACAGATTCAAAAAGCAATTGATGCAGGCATTACCCCAACTCACCTTGATTCACACCATCACGCACATACGTTTCAAAACAATCCAGAGATTATCGAACGTCTTGGACGTAAGTACAACCTTCCAATTCGGATAAATTATCAGGCATCCCCAGATATGCGTGGGGTTGAACATTTTATTTGGGACTTTGATGAATGCGGTGCGCGTCTGAATCCGAAGATAAAGCATATCTTGATGCATTGCTACAAGGAATTTTAGACCATGAGACAACTGAAATCATGTGTCATCCAGGATATCTTGATTGTACGATTTATCATGGGTCATCATGGCTTGAAAATCGAATCCATATCCTTGAGTTCATCATTCATTCAGACTTCTCAAAAACACTTTAAAAACCATCCAGACATTGAACTGGTAACCTATAAAGAACTTTAGACTGATATTTATCAGTCTTTTAATTTGTTGAGTTTCCATAAGAAAATCGAAGCAACGACTTATAGGGTTCAAAACGTGCCATATACCGGTCGAATTGCGTTTAGAAACAGACTCAATCTTTAAAATGCGCGCGACTGACTTACGAAGTGCAATATCATCATAGCTTGTAAGATTCAGTCGATTATAAGTGTGGATGAGAATAATAATTGCACTCCATCGCCCCAGTCCTTTGAGTTTTGTTAATGCTTCAATCGCGTGTTCATCGGATAAAGTGTTTATGTACTCAAAGCTGAATTCCTGTCCTGAAACCTTTTCACATAATGATTTAATGGCACATGCTTTATTATGTGTAAGCCCAAGGTCCATCACCTGTTGTAACGATGCCTGATTCACCGATGCAACATCAGGAAACCGGTGTATAAAACGGGTGAAAATTGCGTGAGCAGAAGCAGCGCTCAACAGTTGGCCAATGATTGTATAGACAAATCCTGTATACGGATCTGGATGTGAAATACGGGTTACATACCCATAAGTATCGTGAATTTCTTTAAACTTCGGTTCACGATTCATGACATCAAGATACACTTTATTGGGTATGCCGACAAGGTCAAATGCATCGATTGGTGTCTTTTGCTTACCATGCTCGACAATACATGCATGAAGTTCTTGATATAATGTGACATCATGTCCAAAAAAATCCATCATCTCCTGTTGAATGACATCATAGTTGTCTGTGTGAAATAGACCCAAAGATTTCAAGATACGTTTTAAATAAGCATCGACCACAAACACAGGGCGGTTAAACGCGTATAACAAAATACAATCGGCTGTTTCTTTTCCAATGCCTTTAATGCTCAGTAACTGGTTACGAATACAAGGTGTATCGATGCCTTCCAGATTCTTAACATCAAAATCATACTGCTGATACCATAAGCAAACCGTGTATCGTTGTCGATTTGCGTGTATAAAAGCCAGAAGGACGTATGAATGTTTGAAGCGTCTCAAGGGGAAGATTCAAGATGACTTGACCCTCAAAAGGAACATTAAAGTTCTGGAGGGCTTTTTCTACATTCGTCCAGTTGGTATTTTGGACTAAAACCGCGCCAAGCATCATTTCAATGTCGTTTTCTGCAGGCCACCAATGTAACGGGCCATAATGATGCATGAGATGGTTGAGTGTTGTTTCAAGTGTCGTTTTCATACATCTATCCTATCATATTCAAACCCATAAAAGAACATCTGAATATGTTATAAGATAATCAAATGTTATTAAATTGACAATAGTGTATGACATACAGTATACTGTGATTGAGGTGAGAATATGGAATCACAAGAACTTATCCAAAGTATGGTGACGGAATTGCGAAGGGGAACCTTAACCCTTGTGGTACTCAGTCAATGCAACAAACCGCAGTATGGGTATTCACTGCTACAAAGCTTAGAAGAAAAAGGGGTTGTGATTGACGCATCAACTTTGTATCCAATGTTACGCCGCCTTGACAAACAAAACATTTTAAAAAGCGAATGGGACACTCAGGAAACACGACCACGTAAGTATTATGTGTTGAGCGATCTGGGACAGACTGTTTATGAGGGACTAATCAAAGAATGGAAGAAACTAAACAATGAACTAAAGTTTCTAGAAGAGGAAATTTAAATGATGAATCATTATATCGAACGTTATATTGCGGATGTAGTCCGTCGATTACCTGAAAATCAACGCAAGGATGTATCCTTGGAACTTAACTCATTAATTGAAGACATGCTAGAGGAAACGGATGATGTTAAGACGGTATTACAAACACTGGGGAATCCAAAAGATCTGGCATCAAAATATCGTGAAAAACCACGATATTTGATTTCGCCCGATATCTTTGATCAATACATAGATACATTGAAACTTGTTGTGCGAATTGTGTTGATTGTATCCAGTGTCATTGCTGGGATTGTGATTGTGAGTGATGTGATTGGTGCACCCCTTCATACGATGGACACTCAATCACTCATTGTCTTTATAATCACACGCATCTTTGCAAATCTATCCGTGATTATCTCAATGAGTGTAACCGCAATTGTTGGCGTTACGCTTGTATACGCAATCCTTGAAGCGCATGGACCTGACTTAAGCCACAAAGAATGGTCGGTTGATGATTTACCACCATTAGAAAAAGAAAACATGAAGAGGATCTCAAAAGGAGAGGTCATCACAGAGATCGTGATGACACTATTCTTTGTGAGTATCTTGCTTGCGATGGTGTTAAATGATATGAACATTCCACTCATCATCGATGGCACCATTGAAACCTATGTTTTTAACCTCGAGGTACTGCATCAGTATGCATTGCTGATTACCCTTAGTGCATCCTTGGATATCCTGTCTTCAGTGCTAAAGCTTGCTTTTGATCGCTATAATTTTGTTGTTGCCATCTCAACACTGATTTCAAATGCGTTTGCGATGGTTGTTGCAGTGATTGTATTGCTCAATTCGAATTTGATAACCCCTGAGTTTTCACAGTTTTTGAAGACCATCCTTCCAGTTCAAGGCATCTCATTAACCTTCGCGATTATCTTTGCCATCCTATGTGTTATATCAATCTATGATATTGGTTCAACATTTTATTACACCATCAAAAACAATCGATTGACCTCAAAGCGTTAATCAATCTATCAAAAAAACAAGGTTCGCCTTGTTTTTTTATTCCCTAAAGATACCTCAGTATCTTCTTGAAATCACCAAAAATCTTAAACATTATAATATGTGAAAATTAACACTAATTTTATTGTTTCACAAAATATGACCGGTTTGTTTTTTGCACTAAAATATTCTTTCTTGAACAGGAAAATATTTTTTAGATTTAATCCTTCATTTTCATTTTGATTTTATAATGAAAGGACACAGGAGGATATTATGGATATTATCAAACAAGTTATCTCAGATAACAATTTTTTAGGCGCGATTTTTTCAACAATCGCCATTATCTTACTCGGGTATTACCTGAGAAAAACGGGGAAGGTTACAGAACAAGGGCCAAAGGCCTTAACCGCAGTATTAATGAATGTTGCCCTACCAGCACTTGCATTCAATGCATTTATGACCAATATTGGTCCTGAAACATTTACGATTGGACTCAACTCATTTATTTTTGGATTTGTAGCATATGTATTGCTGATTGTATTTTCATACATCTATGTGGTGAAATATAAAGGGGATAAACTTGATGCAATGCGTGGTCTCACGATTTTTGGATCCACAACATTCTTTGGGATTCCAATTATTTCAGCGTTCTTAGGGACTGAAGGAACCCTTTATGCAAACCTCTTTAACATTGCATACCGCGTGTTCTTATACTCGTATGGATTCATTCTTTTCTCTGGGTTGAAACTTGAAAAGAAAAACCTCAGTCAAATTATTTTAAATCCAATCATTCTAAGTACTTTCTTAGGATTTATGATTTGGATGTTCCAAGGAAGTTTACCACAAGTTACCATTGGCAGTGGTGATACTGCATGGACTGGTGCAATTTTACGTCTTGATAAGACACTCCCATGGTTTATGAGTGCTGTAAGCTATCTGGGTTCATTATCTTCACCACTAGCATGGCTTGCAATTGGGATGACGTTGGCACAAATCTCACTTGCTGATGCAACAAAAGACATTGATGTTTGGGTTTACTCATTTGTGAAACTTCTCGTCATGCCAGCCTTGATGCTTGTAGTCATGATGGTATTTAAGTCTATGGGATTTTTAGCCCTTGATTATGTTGCGATTACAGGTATTGTTATTATGCTTGCAACACCACCTGCAACCGTAGCGGTTGGGTATGCAATAAATTTTGATAAAGAAGCACTCTTCTCATCAAATGCATCACTCATCTCAACGGTATTATCGATTGTCGCAATTATTTTCTGGTTGTTTGTATTAACCGCACTTCACAGTGCAGGAATTGTATAAAATAAGAAAGGAGAATTTGTTTATGAAACTATTATGTTATGGTGTGAGACGTGTCGAAAGACCGTTCTTTGAAGATTTAAACGCACGCTTCAATTTTGATCTAGTGCTCACAGAATCCATGTTGAATGATGAGACAGTGCATCTTGCGAAAGGATGCGATGCTGTTATGCTTCGTGGTGGATGTCCAGGATCGCGTCAAAACCTTCAGATTTATAAAGATTATGGGGTACAGTATGTGTTGACACGTACTGTGGGTTATAACCATATTGACCTTGATGCTGCAAAAGATTTAGGACTTAAAGTAGCCTATGTACCCTTTTACTCACCCAATGCAATTGCAGAGCTTGCATTAACCTTTGCCATGACCTTATCACGTCATGTTCAATACATGGGGGATAAAGGAAAAGATGGAAACCTTATTATTGACGAGTTTATGTTTAGTAAGGAAGTTCGCAAATCTACCGTTGGAATCATCGGGTTAGGGAAAATTGGCTTCACTGCAGCCCAACTCTTCCATGGAATTGGTGCGAATGTGATTGGCTACGATATTGTAAAGAAGGATTATTTAGGAGATGTATGCACACAAGTTGATTTGGATACACTTCTCAAAGAATCGGATATTATCTCAATGCATATGCCATACTTTAAGGGTTCAAATGATGAATTCTTGAATGCAGAAAAAATTGAGAAAATGAAAGAGGGTGTGATTTTAATTAACACATCCCGCGGTGAGCTTCAAAAAGTTGAAGACATCTTATCTTATGTTGAATCAGGGAAGATTCAAGGCTATGCAACGGATGTTTTAGCAAATGAAACACAGTACTTCAATAAGCTAACACGCCCTGAAGACTTTGATGTGTTGTTGACGCGGATTCAATCGCTCTACCCACGGGTACTTGTTACACCACATATTGGGTCTTATACCGATGAAGCAGTCAGCAATATGGTTGAATACTCATATGAAAACTTACAAGAATTCATCGATACAGGGAAGTCAAAGAACCAACTTGTATAGTGAAATGATGCATAAAATTAAGGCGGTCTGAAATAACTTGGGGATAATTCAGAAAATGATATAAAATAACTTGGGGAGTAAGTTACCCCAAACAAGTTTGTTAAAGACCAAAGGGAAGCGTAGTCGCACATGACTATAGCTTCCCTCTTTTGTTATAGTATATCAATAATGAGTCATTTCTTAAGAGAGTCCTTTTGTCATAGGTTGTTTTAATTATTGGGTTAATTCGATATGTTGCGTCTTCATTAAGCACATACAACACACGATTCCTAAACCGCTCCCAATTACGATAGCCACTTGCATTGTTTTTTATTTGCTTGATTATGCGATTTCGATTCTCAATCAACGCACTGTTTATGTGTGTGTTATGGAAACTTCATAATGGGTTTCTCCTGTTTTCTTATTTGTGACCTTTGTGCATTTTTCTACTTTATTGAAAGTTGCGACAAATTTCATTTTTCCACTTTCCTAAAGTTCGGCTAAAATCAACGATTGATGCAACTCTACTCTGAGCCATCACTCTGATGAGTGTGTTCAGATTCTCGTGTGCATTCTCAGCTTTTGATTCATTGAAGAATTGATCGAGTAAGAACTTCATGTTATATGCATCTTCAAGGCCATTGCTCGTTTGAAGAATTAGGTCTATTATGTCGTAAAGGTTTAGAAACTTTCCCAATTTCTTATTGCGTTGTTTCGGTACATTTGGATCAAATATATTGTATTTCTTATCTTTAACTGTGGTTGTTGCTTTGGGGTTTTTATAGAGTAACCAGTTGAACTTTTTAAGCAGATAGTATTGCTGGTCACGCTTATAATATTCTTGTCTTTTGACTTTATCTTCTGTTTGCTTCCAGTTCTTAGGAGGTTTTAGTTTCTTCATAGTGTCTACCCTAATAGAGTCGATACGTTTCATTAAATCACTATAAACATGAAAACGATCAACACTGATAAACGCGTTTGGAAGGAATTGTTTTGCGACGACTCTATAGCTATACCACATGTCGATTCCAATACCTAAGACTCCTTTGCGTTCTTCAAGGGGGATTTGGCTAAAATACGCGACTAAGTCTTGTTTCTTACGGGACGGTAATATATCTACGATATTCTTTGTCATTGCATCAATAAGAACGCATACATAATCACTGCGATCACTGTGGTACGCATAACATTCATCAATAAGCAGATAAGCGGGTAGTTTTTGTCTGGAGACAGAAACGTGGGAATCGAAAATAGATGATACTGTAGTGGGAGATAACCGATATCTATTGGCAACTGTGGTAAACGTTTCATGTGGCGATTTAAGATCATTCAGGACATTATATACGGTCAGCTGAGTAATCTTCATATTTCGATACGCAAATGGATTGTGTTCAAAAAAGCATTTATTACACGTTGTGCATTTATAACGTCGTGCACGGTAACGAATGTAACAGGGTATATGTGTTACCAGTGAGTGGAGAAGCTTCTTTTCAGAATAATCTTTGATTGTGGATGTTTTGCTTTCACAAATTGGGCATGTTTGTTCCTCTACCTGAAGCGTAATGTACACATTCAATGCGTCACTTTGACCTTTGATATCAATCTTCTGGACTTGATGGTGTTCTAAGTTAAATAATTCAAGAATTTTTTCGTTACTTAAAAGAGTGGCATTAGCGTTCATAGAAACCCTGCCTCTCTTTGACTATTTTGATAAGGTTTCATTATGTATCTTGCTCCTAAATATAAAAATGATTGTCTGTTATTTAAATAACCATCTTCATTATATTCAATCTGAGGAGTTAAAACTATTTTTCTCATGTTGGTGAAGTAATGGCGGAATGATAGATATTCCGTTTTGTGGATAATATGAAGTAATTCAATCGTTCCAAATAACTTAAATGTCTCACCGATTCATAATCGTTAAAACGTATTTTTATCCGAATATATGTTGATTCATCAATATCAGTTAAAAGCGTGCTATCAAGTTCATGGGTTAATATTATTTCAATTGTGGGTACAGACAGTTGAAAATAGGGAAGTAAGTTACTTGGTATTATTGCATGAGTTCTCTTACATTGATTACAAAAGAAACGTGCGATTTCTACGACAATGGTTAATCGCCCAGTAATTATGGTTTTCGGATAGTATCCATAACGAATCAGTGTATCTGTTTTTGAACAGCACGGACAAGGTATTGTTTTTGGATTAATTGAATTGAGAAATTTGTAATATTCCTTTTGAGAAAACTGTTTATTATTGAATGTGTTTGAGAAAACTGTTATCATATTCTTACTCCTTTATAGGAGGTATTGGATTGGTAGAAACTTAGGTCTGGAAACTTGGGGTTTCTACCATTTTATTAACCTCGTTAAACTAATAATACAAAAAAAATCACTTTAATACAGCACTTAATTGTGCATAAAGTAAAGTGATTTTTTATTCTGCTGGTCTAAGATAATCAGTTTACAACAGAAATCCCCAAACTTCTTTAAAGACAGAGGCTAGAGCAAGATTACCTCACCCAAGAAATAGTGTTGCGAGTGAAAACCCCAAGTAAAGTTTAATATCCGATTTTATATTATTATTTAGGGAATAAACTCTCAACCTTCACTGTTTTTTGTGCTTGAAATAGATAACTGGTCTAACATTTTTTTTCGAGAATTCAAGAATTAAGAGAGCGCAAAATAGGAGTATATGTTCGTGTCAGCGCTGATGAACAAGCCAAACATGGTTATAGTGTAAGACATCAATTTGATGTACTTCAAAATGTGATCACAAATAGTGGAATAGGAGGTGTTCACAATGTAAGATTTTATGTGGATGATGGTGAAAGTGGAACGACTATGGACCGCCCTAATTTTCAAAGACTTCTATCAGATATAAAGAAAGGTAATGTGAATCTTGTTATGGCAACTGATAGTGAGAGAATTGGACGTGAGAATGAATACAATAGTTTCTGGATTAAGTATCTGAAAGCTTACAATTGTGAGTTTTATCTACATGTGTTTATCGTACCGATTCTGGTGTGAACGAATATAAAATCAAATTAGCATTCAGAGGGTATGAATTAAAGAAGATAAAGAAATGTTCTGAAGCAAGAATAACACGCTTATTTTTGGAGGGGAATTATGCATCACCCCAAGCACCACATGGATATCGTAAAGAAAACAAGAAATTGATTGTCATCGAAGACCCAGCTGAGGCAGTAAGAAGAATGGTTACCCTGATGATGAATACTTTTTCTAAAGTTAATTGATGCAAGTAGAAAAACCTATGTTAAAAATGTAACATCCCACAAGATTTGTGATTGCAATAAAAATAAAAATAACAATAAATGAAAGGGTATACATTTTCGGTTGTCATGATAAAATATAATTAGAGCGGAAGATATAAACAAGGGGACTAACTATGATTAGAGCTACAAAAAATAATGGAAGGAAAATATTTACTGCGATTTTATTGCTTGGACTTACACTTATTTTGTTTTCAACAAACATATCAGCATTGTCAAAGACTGATTCTTATATGACCGTAAGAGTTTCAATGGTCAGTGATAGAAAATCAGTTGATGGGTCAATTGCTAATGATACAAAGTATAACGGTCAAATAACGACGTATATTACTGAGACTATAGGGTATCAATCATTCGATTCGTCAGGCAGTTCCAGTGGTATGGGTGGAGCATATGTTAGAGTTTATTGTCAATTTAAGAATTACGCTATTTCTAGTGCTTCTTCAAGAGGAACTGTGACTTATCAGGGTAAAACTTTGAGCACGCTCGGTTCAGGAACTGTTACAGCACCCGGTCAATAAATTCTTTTTGTTGTAAAAAATATCACTAGGGAATCCGCTCCACTAGTGATGTGCACAAAAGCGTATTAAGCTTGATTAGTTGCCGTATTTTTTACAGGTAAAATCAAATTTACTAGTCTTGAATGTAAAAGTTATTAAGACTGATGAAAGAAAATTAAAACACAATATTATTTATTAGTCTTGGTAAGCCACGGAAGAGGGAGAAGAAGAATATATGAAGAAAGGTTTGTTGATTGGACTTTTATTGTTGGCTGGATGTACGCAAACATCCACTAAAATTGACGAGAGCATTCCTGCAAATCAGATGTTTACTGGGATGAATACTAAATTTCAAAAATTAGCATTTCAGCAACAGATGACGCAATTTATTACATTGATTCTGGAACACTTTATGTGTACGATGATGCGATGCAAGAGTCTTTAAAATTAGCGGATTTGAACTATATCGATGATGAAGTCGTCAGTGTTTCTCAGGATTATGAGCTAGAGTATGAGAAGTATTTTGATATCATGGATGGGGAATACTTTCAATGCTATGGTGGGTCGCTCTATTATATTTCATACTATGGAACGATTGAAGGGGAAAATGGCTTAATGCTTAATCGCCTTGATTCTGAAGGGTTAAATAAAGAAGTTGTTTATACTTTTGACACGGTCCCTGATAAGATGTTTATTACCTATGGTCACCTATTTTATGTTGATACTTTTACCCAGGAAGTATTTGTGGTAAACCTAAATTCGAAGGAGAAAACACAAATTATCGAACCTGAAGGACAACGTTTCCTTCGTTATGTTCCTTCACAAGATGGTTTATATCTTAATATGTATAATCAATCAACGAATGTTAGTACATTGTATGCTTTTTCCTTTGATGATTATTCATTGGAAAATGTAATATCGGCTCCAGACTATTTTTTAGCAAGTTCTTATGATTCCAATTTTATTTTATTATGAAATCCAAGCCGATAAAATATTAGCACATGTTGTGAATGAAGCGGGTGATGTTAGAACCACTTTTGAACATACAGTGATGGAATATATTGATGATCAGTATATTTATGCTACAAGTGCAGAATCTCCGTTGAAATTTCAAGTGTATGATTATGATGGAACACTTGTCTATGAAGTGGAGGCAAGTGAGTCATTTGTCCCTTCGAATTCTTTGGACCTAAACGGCAGTAAGGTTGAAGTGTCTGGAATCATCGGTGTGTTTTAAAGACACGCTGGTTGTTGTCGCAAATGACAAGAATGATGGCTTGGGATATATATACAGTAAACTATAAAACAGGTGAGTGGACTAAGATCGCAACCTCTTCTTATCTCAACGCACTTGATAATTAGGATTCATGATGTTAAATCAAGAGCTAAAGCGTCTTAAATCTTATCGTGGTATTCTTCCAGGGGTCATGATACTGATGCTGGTACTCCTGGTTTTTTTGGTGGGTACATTTTATAGTGATGAAAACCAAAGTTATATAACACAACGGAATCAGTATCTTCAAGGGAATCTTTCCACTGAAGCACTCAGTAGTTCATATCTTAAAAATCAAATTGAGACGATTCAAAACTTTACGCAATATAATAACGAAATCATTGAAAACAATCAGAAGAAAATACAGTCATCGCTTTTTAATTCAAAAGATAATTTAGTGAGGTTTAAGAAGGAAATTCAATATTATCAAACATTGAACACACTCGAATTGAATGTGGAAAATACCTATGTTCCATCGGTTGTATTGCGCTCTCCTATTTTTTCAATCCTGTCATTTATTTTTGTAATTATGTGTGTACAAGCGCTTTTCTATCAGGATGTTCAAATAAAGATTTGCGTCTTTTTGAGAGTACGCATACATCGTTGAAGCACCTATATATTTCTAAGATACTGGCATTATTAGTTAGTGTTGTTTTGTTTAGAGTGGGTATGCTTCTTATTACA is a genomic window containing:
- a CDS encoding ChbG/HpnK family deacetylase; translation: MKKVIINSDDFGYSRGINWGIMDAHTQGILTSATLMTNMPGFTHAVELAKQAPELGVGIHMVLTCGRPLLNTHKTLVDEHGNFKKQAWFKNRTL
- a CDS encoding ChbG/HpnK family deacetylase codes for the protein MNTVTLKSKHGLKTEPFDEEEVYQEWDAQIQKAIDAGITPTHLDSHHHAHTFQNNPEIIERLGRKYNLPIRINYQASPDMRGVEHFIWDFDECGARLNPKIKHILMHCYKEF
- a CDS encoding PadR family transcriptional regulator gives rise to the protein MESQELIQSMVTELRRGTLTLVVLSQCNKPQYGYSLLQSLEEKGVVIDASTLYPMLRRLDKQNILKSEWDTQETRPRKYYVLSDLGQTVYEGLIKEWKKLNNELKFLEEEI
- a CDS encoding HAAS signaling domain-containing protein; the protein is MMNHYIERYIADVVRRLPENQRKDVSLELNSLIEDMLEETDDVKTVLQTLGNPKDLASKYREKPRYLISPDIFDQYIDTLKLVVRIVLIVSSVIAGIVIVSDVIGAPLHTMDTQSLIVFIITRIFANLSVIISMSVTAIVGVTLVYAILEAHGPDLSHKEWSVDDLPPLEKENMKRISKGEVITEIVMTLFFVSILLAMVLNDMNIPLIIDGTIETYVFNLEVLHQYALLITLSASLDILSSVLKLAFDRYNFVVAISTLISNAFAMVVAVIVLLNSNLITPEFSQFLKTILPVQGISLTFAIIFAILCVISIYDIGSTFYYTIKNNRLTSKR
- a CDS encoding AEC family transporter codes for the protein MDIIKQVISDNNFLGAIFSTIAIILLGYYLRKTGKVTEQGPKALTAVLMNVALPALAFNAFMTNIGPETFTIGLNSFIFGFVAYVLLIVFSYIYVVKYKGDKLDAMRGLTIFGSTTFFGIPIISAFLGTEGTLYANLFNIAYRVFLYSYGFILFSGLKLEKKNLSQIILNPIILSTFLGFMIWMFQGSLPQVTIGSGDTAWTGAILRLDKTLPWFMSAVSYLGSLSSPLAWLAIGMTLAQISLADATKDIDVWVYSFVKLLVMPALMLVVMMVFKSMGFLALDYVAITGIVIMLATPPATVAVGYAINFDKEALFSSNASLISTVLSIVAIIFWLFVLTALHSAGIV
- a CDS encoding 2-hydroxyacid dehydrogenase — protein: MKLLCYGVRRVERPFFEDLNARFNFDLVLTESMLNDETVHLAKGCDAVMLRGGCPGSRQNLQIYKDYGVQYVLTRTVGYNHIDLDAAKDLGLKVAYVPFYSPNAIAELALTFAMTLSRHVQYMGDKGKDGNLIIDEFMFSKEVRKSTVGIIGLGKIGFTAAQLFHGIGANVIGYDIVKKDYLGDVCTQVDLDTLLKESDIISMHMPYFKGSNDEFLNAEKIEKMKEGVILINTSRGELQKVEDILSYVESGKIQGYATDVLANETQYFNKLTRPEDFDVLLTRIQSLYPRVLVTPHIGSYTDEAVSNMVEYSYENLQEFIDTGKSKNQLV
- a CDS encoding DUF6431 domain-containing protein, which translates into the protein MITVFSNTFNNKQFSQKEYYKFLNSINPKTIPCPCCSKTDTLIRYGYYPKTIITGRLTIVVEIARFFCNQCKRTHAIIPSNLLPYFQLSVPTIEIILTHELDSTLLTDIDESTYIRIKIRFNDYESVRHLSYLERLNYFILSTKRNIYHSAITSPT
- a CDS encoding recombinase family protein, whose amino-acid sequence is MGVYVRVSADEQAKHGYSVRHQFDVLQNVITNSGIGGVHNVRFYVDDGESGTTMDRPNFQRLLSDIKKGNVNLVMATDSERIGRENEYNSFWIKYLKAYNCEFYLHVFIVPILV